A window of Corallococcus macrosporus DSM 14697 contains these coding sequences:
- the gspC gene encoding type II secretion system protein GspC — translation MELFFRKYFWTVNLVFILLVGLLAASTVNLFVESAISPVPTGGSSARAPSQPRRAEAALAMLDLERLSRLTGIKLPEPEPEVQEPGGGAMAEVDPNAAPVKSSLRVKLLGTLVASNPDWSFASILDMATQRSQTYMVGNTVQGATVEAIERERVIIINAGRREFIDGNPGDGAFVPPSPPVAQANTAPPGDTSGIRATSENEYEVPRAEIDKTLNNLNQVAMQARIVPAFKDGQAVGFKLFSIRPDSIYSKIGVQNGDVIRRINGFDLNSPEKALEVYSKMKDAPRIEIEIERNGAPIRKSYNVR, via the coding sequence ATGGAACTCTTCTTTCGAAAATACTTTTGGACGGTGAACCTGGTGTTCATCCTGCTCGTCGGCCTGCTGGCGGCGAGCACGGTGAACCTGTTCGTCGAGTCCGCCATCTCTCCGGTCCCCACCGGGGGGTCGTCCGCCCGCGCGCCCTCGCAGCCGCGCCGCGCCGAAGCGGCGCTGGCGATGCTCGACCTGGAGCGCCTGTCCCGGCTGACGGGCATCAAGCTGCCGGAGCCGGAGCCCGAGGTGCAGGAGCCCGGCGGCGGCGCCATGGCGGAGGTGGACCCCAACGCCGCGCCGGTGAAGAGCAGCCTGCGGGTGAAGCTGCTCGGCACGCTGGTGGCGAGCAACCCCGACTGGTCCTTCGCCTCCATCCTGGACATGGCGACGCAGCGTTCGCAGACCTACATGGTGGGCAACACCGTGCAGGGCGCCACGGTGGAGGCCATCGAGCGCGAGCGCGTCATCATCATCAACGCCGGGCGCCGCGAGTTCATCGACGGCAACCCGGGTGATGGCGCCTTCGTGCCGCCCTCGCCCCCGGTCGCCCAGGCCAACACCGCGCCGCCTGGCGACACCAGCGGCATCCGCGCCACCAGTGAGAACGAGTACGAGGTCCCGCGCGCGGAGATCGACAAGACGCTCAACAACCTCAACCAGGTCGCCATGCAGGCGCGCATCGTGCCCGCGTTCAAGGACGGTCAGGCGGTGGGCTTCAAGCTCTTCTCCATCCGCCCGGACTCCATCTACTCCAAGATTGGCGTCCAGAATGGCGACGTCATCCGTCGCATCAACGGATTCGACCTCAACAGCCCGGAGAAGGCGCTGGAGGTCTATTCGAAGATGAAGGACGCCCCCCGAATCGAGATCGAGATCGAGCGCAACGGTGCGCCGATCCGCAAGTCGTACAACGTCCGTTAA
- a CDS encoding sigma-54-dependent transcriptional regulator → MTSPTVLVVDDDRANLDSVIRIFQREGMATLAAGNGTEALELLRRPEVAAMVTDLMMPNMDGQELLRAARAIRPDVEVVLMTAYGTVETAVAAMKDGAYDFITKPLKRHALVKAIQKALEKRALVAENQSLKAKLAEMNAAGGRSMVGQSPAFRAMLDTIRQAAPSTATVLLLGESGTGKELAARSVHEFSQRVRGPFVAVNCGALPENILEAELFGVERGAFTGAVARREGRFERAHGGTLFLDEVGEMPLPAQVKLLRALAEGEIERLGGTQTVKVDVRLVAATNKDLQKEVAEGRFREDLYYRLNVVEIRVPALASRREDIPLLADAFLRRFAAKNGKVLRGFSQEALGVLENYAWPGNVRELEHAVERAVVLARGEVLEASDLPESVRKGPLGSAGQLVIPIGTPMEEIERRVIHETLRHTRGDKTLAARLLGIAARTIYRKLEREQSTGEAPAATPPDADAAD, encoded by the coding sequence ATGACATCCCCCACGGTCCTGGTCGTCGACGACGACCGCGCGAACCTCGACTCGGTCATCCGCATCTTCCAGCGGGAGGGCATGGCCACGCTGGCCGCCGGCAACGGCACGGAGGCGCTGGAGCTGCTGCGCCGGCCGGAGGTCGCCGCCATGGTGACCGACCTGATGATGCCCAACATGGACGGCCAGGAGCTGCTGCGCGCCGCGCGCGCCATCCGGCCGGACGTGGAGGTGGTGCTGATGACGGCCTACGGCACGGTGGAGACGGCCGTGGCGGCCATGAAGGACGGCGCCTACGACTTCATCACCAAGCCCCTCAAGCGCCACGCGCTGGTGAAGGCCATCCAGAAGGCGCTGGAGAAGCGCGCGCTGGTGGCGGAGAACCAGTCCCTCAAGGCGAAGCTGGCGGAGATGAACGCCGCGGGCGGGCGCTCCATGGTGGGCCAGTCCCCCGCCTTCCGCGCCATGCTGGACACCATCCGCCAGGCGGCGCCCTCCACCGCCACGGTGCTGCTGCTGGGGGAGTCCGGCACGGGCAAGGAGCTGGCCGCGCGCTCCGTGCACGAGTTCTCCCAGCGGGTCCGTGGGCCCTTCGTCGCCGTCAACTGCGGCGCGCTGCCGGAGAACATCCTGGAGGCGGAGCTCTTCGGCGTGGAGCGCGGCGCCTTCACCGGCGCGGTGGCCCGGCGCGAGGGCCGCTTCGAGCGCGCCCACGGCGGCACCCTCTTCCTGGACGAAGTCGGAGAGATGCCGCTGCCCGCGCAGGTGAAGCTGCTCCGCGCGCTGGCCGAGGGTGAAATCGAGCGGCTGGGCGGCACGCAGACGGTGAAGGTGGACGTGCGCCTCGTCGCCGCCACCAACAAGGACCTGCAGAAGGAGGTGGCCGAGGGCCGCTTCCGCGAGGACCTCTACTACCGGCTCAACGTGGTGGAGATCCGCGTGCCCGCGCTCGCCTCGCGCCGCGAGGACATCCCCCTGCTGGCGGACGCCTTCCTGCGCCGCTTCGCCGCCAAGAATGGCAAGGTGCTGCGCGGCTTCTCCCAGGAGGCGCTGGGCGTGCTGGAGAACTACGCCTGGCCCGGCAACGTGCGCGAATTGGAGCACGCGGTGGAGCGCGCGGTGGTGCTGGCGCGCGGAGAGGTGCTGGAGGCCAGCGACCTGCCCGAGTCCGTGCGCAAGGGCCCGCTGGGCTCGGCCGGACAGCTCGTCATCCCCATTGGCACCCCCATGGAGGAGATTGAGCGCCGGGTGATCCACGAGACCTTGCGCCACACCCGGGGCGACAAGACGCTGGCCGCCCGGCTCCTGGGCATCGCGGCGCGGACCATCTACCGCAAGCTGGAGCGCGAGCAGTCCACCGGGGAGGCCCCCGCCGCCACGCCGCCCGACGCCGACGCCGCCGACTGA